A stretch of Aspergillus nidulans FGSC A4 chromosome VI DNA encodes these proteins:
- a CDS encoding Zn(II)2Cys6 transcription factor domain-containing protein (transcript_id=CADANIAT00009604) — MTARQSTPSSDNSHSDSGVRKRVCKACDRCRLKKSKCDGAKPCGRCRADNTLCVFGERKKAHDKVYPKGYVEMLEQQQTWLVNGLQELYRRLLEGDGWPGEPLKCEANGQPLTHDLLTQLGALDTSKHERFEEHAEVMQQELWKRNAGHMQRQDSSDTSSESPQSPVMPSQFSDPFSVRTVPQTPTTISPNTTLRIDVPQSATKSEPQMTSPNSIYTTAVSMPRVVDPSELQSAQIANPQWPSPGFGGYDEMDLMSGQYNGLPYEDAISSPMFNRPMPMGCLIPGSYGNLDNKNDFEDINQFLNTQLEITS; from the exons ATGACGGCGCGCCAATCAACACCGTCCTCCGACAACTCGCACTCAGACAGCGGCGTCCGCAAGCGAGTATGCAAGGCTTGCGATCGTTGCCGACTGAAAAAGTCCAAG TGTGACGGAGCCAAACCATGCGGTCGCTGTCGAGCAGACAACACGCTCTGTGTTTTcggcgagaggaagaaagctcATGACAAAGTGTACCCTAAGGG GTATGTTGAGATGCTGGAACAACAACAAACTTGGCTAGTCAATGGCCTGCAAGAACTGTATCGCCGCCTTCTTGAGGGTGATGGATGGCCGGGCGAGCCGCTGAAATGCGAAGCGAACGGGCAGCCCTTGACACACGATCTCTTGACGCAGCTCGGCGCTCTCGACACAAGCAAGCACGAGCGGTTCGAAGAACACGCCGAGGTCATGCAGCAGGAATTATGGAAGCGAAATGCCGGACACATGCAGCGCCAGGACTCATCAGATACCAGCTCCGAGAGCCCACAGTCGCCCGTCATGCCGTCTCAATTCTCAGATCCCTTTTCTGTGCGCACAGTACCACAAACTCCGACAACGATCAGCCCGAACACGACGCTGCGAATAGACGTCCCGCAATCAGCGACGAAGAGTGAACCGCAGATGACATCGCCAAACTCCATATACACCACAGCCGTGTCCATGCCGCGAGTGGTCGACCCGTCTGAGCTGCAGAGCGCCCAAATAGCAAACCCGCAGTGGCCCAGCCCTGGCTTTGGAGGCTACGACGAAATGGACCTGATGTCTGGGCAATATAATGGTCTGCCATACGAAGATGcgatctcctcgccaatGTTCAATCGTCCAATGCCAATGGGGTGCCTGATACCAGGGTCATACGGGAACTTGGATAACAAGAACGACTTTGAGGATATCAACCAATTTCTGAACACACAGTTGGAGATTACGTCGTAA
- a CDS encoding uncharacterized protein (transcript_id=CADANIAT00009605) yields MGDHTSVKFSNLAAIIQEFNVDGQNIVQGFTKKEYYEKYNKPWFGATIGRVANRIKNGVINNLNGREYKLEINNPPNALHGGSRGFGRQEFEGPTVIKRDGKDALLYTYLSPDGDNGYPGTVELRVYYVVSEEVEGGLPRSILNIEYEAELVGDEVEETVINITNHSYFNLSGAASAAEGVTAKLTTRDYLPLENGIPLGQISPHSIDTTQPFEFGPDKATFDDCFVVDRDLSGVSLDTRNRPLKLLAEFRHADTRMNLQVHSTDPAFQFYTGAGIDVQKADEENPARGPWAGFCIEPSRYVNAINEEKWRHTVVLKKGEKYGSRIMYKAWRG; encoded by the exons ATGGGCGACCACACTTCCGTAAAGTTCTCAAACCTGGCCGCCATCATCCAAGAATTCAATGTCGACGGCCAGAACATTGTCCAAGGCTTCACCAAGAAGGAATACTACGAGAAGTATAACAAACCCTGGTTCGGCGCTACAATCGGCCGCGTCGCCAACCGCATCAAGAACGGTGTCATCAATAACCTCAATGGCCGCGAGTACAAGCTTGAGATTAACAACCCGCCGAATGCGTTGCATGGGGGAAGCCGTGGGTTTGGACGGCAGGAGTTTGAGGGACCGACTGTTATCAAACGGGACGGAAAGGATGCGCTGCTTTATACATACCTGAGCCCTGATGGGGATAATGGGTATCCCGGGACTGTGGAACTGAGGGTTTACTACGTCGTTAGTGAAGAGGTGGAAGGTGGGCTGCCGCGGTCGATTCTTAACATCGAGTACGAGGCTGAGTTGGTGggtgatgaggttgaggagacgGTCATCAACATCACGAACCACAG CTACTTCAACCTCAGCggcgccgcctccgccgcagaAGGCGTTACCGCAAAACTGACGACTCGCGACTACCTCCCCCTTGAGAACGGCATTCCATTAGGCCAGATCTCTCCTCACTCGATAGACACAACGCAGCCTTTCGAGTTCGGTCCTGACAAAGCCACCTTCGACGACTGTTTCGTCGTCGACCGCGATCTGAGCGGGGTGTCCCTCGACACCCGCAACCGACCACTTAAACTCCTCGCCGAGTTCCGGCACGCCGATACTCGCATGAACCTGCAGGTGCACAGCACTGATCCAGCCTTCCAGTTCTACACGGGCGCCGGGATTGACGTGCAAAAGGCCGATGAGGAAAATCCGGCTCGAGGACCCTGGGCCGGCTTCTGCATTGAGCCCAGTCGGTACGTGAATGCAATTAACGAGGAGAAGTGGCGGCATACCGTCgtcttgaagaagggagagaagtaTGGAAGTCGGATCATGTACAAGGCTTGGAGGGGCTAG
- a CDS encoding nicotinate-nucleotide diphosphorylase (carboxylating) (transcript_id=CADANIAT00009606) translates to MASAHGDLRHLLPATYKRLISDWLEEDCPSFDYGGFVVGESEGEAKLLGKSEGIIAGVPFFDEVFSQLGCSVEWHHHEGSSLPANQKTHVATVRGPIRKILLGERVALNILARCSGIATKTSSLLQILRSHGWKGTLAGTRKTTPGFRVVEKYGILVGGADPHRHDLSSMTMLKDNHVWACANNASSSTATTAANGEQDIAAAIPKAVQAAKAVGGFATKVEVEVRSLDEANAAIEAGADVVMLDNFTSEGVRQAAKQLKEEWTAKGKSRGSFLIEVSGGLNEVNALQYVCDDVDIFSTSSIHQGVGIVDFSLKVSLRG, encoded by the exons ATGGCATCAGCACACGGCGACCtccgccatcttctcccagccACATATAAGCGCCTTATATCCGattggcttgaagaggacTGCCCCAGCTTCGACTACGGCGGTTTCGTCGTTGGCGAGTCAGAAGGCGAAGCGAAGCTACTGGGGAAGAGTGAA GGCATAATCGCTGGAGTACCCTTCTTCGACGAAGTCTTTTCCCAGCTCGGATGCTC AGTCGAATGGCATCATCATGAGGGGTCAAGCCTTCCTGCCAACCAAAAAACCCATGTTGCAACTGTCCGCGGCCCAATCCGCAAGATCCTGCTTGGCGAGCGCGTCGCCCTAAACATCCTCGCCCGGTGCTCCGGAATTGCAACAAAGACCTCATCCCTCCTACAAATACTTCGCTCCCACGGATGGAAAGGAACTCTAGCTGGGACACGGAAGACAACGCCGGGGTTCAGGGTTGTTGAGAAGTACGGCATTCTTGTTGGAGGAGCGGACCCGCATAGACATGATTTGAGTAGTATGACAATGCTCAAGGATAACCATGTCTGGGCTTGTGCGAATAACGCTTCCTCATCGACGGCAACGACGGCTGCAAACGGGGAGCAGGATATTGCCGCTGCAATCCCGAAGGCTGTTCAGGCTGCCAAGGCTGTCGGGGGGTTCGCGACAaaggtcgaggttgaggttAGGAGTTTGGATGAGGCAAATGCGGCGATTGAGGCAGGTGCCGATGTGGTTATGCTGGATAACTTCACGTCGGAAGGAGTGCGTCAGGCTGCTAagcagttgaaggaggagtggaCTGCAAAGGGTAAGTCGAGGGGCTCGTTCCTGATTGAAGTCAGTGGCGGTCTGAATGAGGTAAACGCGTTGCAGTATGTCTGTGATGATGTGGATATCTTCTCAACGAGTTCGATTCATCAGGGTGTAGGGATTGTAGATTTCTCGTTGAAGGTATCGTTGCGCGGATAG
- a CDS encoding uncharacterized protein (transcript_id=CADANIAT00009607), which produces MASISTPRAHISHLGRKLPNSAITPFSQLTHRHRFQHHVRSSHSGKSHNRPSISAKPNEKRITPVSSAPAVSLSDDVNPPPSTRPADLETPAPLAPSASVGEKAQRLIAYGRAYLAFYKTGLKNVYQNYRNSLPIRRSLGIPSYLPTSPPPKFFIKSSSGHSKHVKPKTSRSTFQLLNRSAYDVRRMIPFALVLIICGEFTPLLVIAFGNAITPFTCRIPKQIDKYRRQRADRKSAALSAYTEALNGSVRTPKPGSKEELDLLSAFASKKFAKEASAQDVLTACAVFGLIKSHNRPSLLVEPVYRKRLAKHTEYLAVDDNLIKSCGGVTKMESSEVKIAVEERGGYGLMTGASAREVEKAERRWLEMWLQTSQPDK; this is translated from the coding sequence ATGGCGTCAATCAGCACGCCGAGGGCCCATATCTCTCATCTGGGCCGGAAACTCCCCAATTCAGCCATTACCCCGTTTTCTCAACTAACCCACCGGCACCGATTTCAACACCACGTCCGCTCCTCGCACTCCGGAAAGTCTCACAATCGCCCATCAATCTCCGCAAAGCCAAATGAGAAGCGCATCACTCCAGTGTCCTCAGCACCCGCCGTTTCGCTATCAGACGACGTCAATCCACCACCCAGCACCCGCCCTGCGGACCTCGAAACACCCGCACCTCTAGCCCCATCCGCCTCCGTcggcgagaaggcgcagCGTCTCATCGCGTACGGACGCGCATATCTCGCCTTTTACAAAACAGGCTTGAAGAACGTGTACCAAAACTACCGCAATTCATTGCCTATTCGTCGCTCCCTGGGCATCCCGTCGTACTTGCCTacgtcgccgccgccgaagtTCTTCATTAAAAGCAGCAGTGGGCATAGCAAACATGTCAAACCCAAGACCAGCCGCTCAAcattccagctcctcaatcgcTCAGCGTATGATGTCCGGCGCATGATCCCCTTTGCCCTGGTGCTGATCATCTGCGGCGAGTTCACGCCGCTTCTGGTCATCGCGTTTGGAAACGCCATCACGCCGTTTACATGTCGGATTCCCAAACAAATCGATAAGTATCGCAGGCAGCGAGCAGACCGGAAGTCGGCAGCGCTGAGCGCATACACAGAAGCATTGAATGGGTCTGTCAGGACTCCGAAACCAGGGTCGAAGGAGGAGCTAGATCTGCTTTCTGCTTTCGCGAGCAAGAAGTTTGCGAAGGAGGCTAGTGCACAGGACGTCCTGACTGCGTGCGCGGTGTTTGGTCTGATCAAGTCGCATAATAGGCCGAGTTTGCTGGTCGAGCCGGTCTATCGAAAAAGGTTGGCGAAACATACCGAGTATCTGGCGGTTGATGATAATTTAATTAAGAGCTGTGGTGGGGTGACGAAGATGGAAAGTTCAGAGGTTAAAATTGCTGTTGAGGAGCGCGGAGGGTATGGGCTAATGACGGGAGCGAGTGCGcgggaggttgagaaggcCGAAAGGAGATGGTTGGAGATGTGGTTGCAGACGTCCCAGCCGGACAAGTAG
- a CDS encoding uncharacterized protein (transcript_id=CADANIAT00009608) codes for MPSLTFTRPTVLLLIDNQKAFDCDPNTPCHWGTQRSNPLLEQNLSRLITAFRAAKSRSETKLEIVHVFHSSTSLTSPLHPSASNGTGIQPLACVQPAQDGSEPVMWKHVNSAFIGTGLESYLKEHGIRQLVVAGITTDHCVSTSVRMAANLGVADRYPEGKPVLNGDGSQEKAVPVVEGRIVLVGDATATWAKGGFDAETVHAVTLASLDGEFADVMATEQVIASLEALN; via the coding sequence ATGCCATCTCTGACATTCACCCGGCCAACCGTCCTTCTCCTAATTGACAATCAGAAAGCTTTCGACTGTGATCCGAACACTCCATGTCACTGGGGCACTCAACGCTCAAACCCGCTACTCGAACAAAACCTATCCCGTCTAATAACTGCCTTCCGTGCCGCCAAATCCAGATCAGAGACGAAACTCGAAATAGTCCAcgtcttccactcttccacatctctcacctcccctctccatccATCCGCGTCCAACGGGACCGGAATTCAGCCCTTGGCTTGTGTCCAGCCGGCACAAGATGGTTCAGAGCCCGTGATGTGGAAGCACGTCAATTCCGCCTTTATCGGGACTGGGCTAGAATCCTACCTTAAAGAGCACGGAATCAGGCAGCTAGTTGTGGCAGGCATTACTACAGATCACTGCGTATCGACATCTGTACGGATGGCGGCAAACCTAGGCGTGGCGGATCGGTATCCTGAGGGCAAGCCCGTTCTGAATGGAGATGGGAGTCAGGAGAAAGCAGTGCCGGTTGTTGAAGGCCGGATTGTGCTTGTGGGCGATGCGACGGCGACATGGGCCAAGGGGGGATTCGACGCTGAGACTGTGCATGCTGTTACCCTGGCCAGTCTGGACGGCGAGTTTGCAGATGTTATGGCAACGGAGCAGGTCATTGCGTCCTTGGAAGCGTTGAATTAG